The proteins below come from a single Priestia megaterium NBRC 15308 = ATCC 14581 genomic window:
- a CDS encoding anti-repressor SinI family protein: MMKKSIAVLPEEWMKLVKDAMNSNVSKEEFKQFLEAKS; the protein is encoded by the coding sequence ATGATGAAAAAGTCTATAGCAGTTCTGCCAGAAGAGTGGATGAAACTAGTAAAAGATGCAATGAATTCAAATGTGAGTAAAGAAGAATTTAAACAGTTTCTAGAAGCAAAATCTTAA
- a CDS encoding DoxX family protein translates to MKWVLRIIQGLLVVGFFAFGTMKLTGNPMQVHTFEGFGYPLGLMYFVGICEIVGAIGLLVGFWKSRIALLASGGLTLLMAGAVFSHFKAGQGINVMMPALIFFALSLFVLIRIRKVE, encoded by the coding sequence ATGAAATGGGTTTTACGTATTATTCAAGGATTACTTGTAGTTGGCTTTTTCGCTTTTGGTACAATGAAACTTACAGGAAATCCTATGCAAGTTCACACATTTGAAGGTTTTGGTTATCCATTAGGATTGATGTATTTTGTAGGTATTTGTGAAATTGTAGGGGCTATTGGACTTTTGGTTGGTTTCTGGAAGTCAAGAATTGCTTTATTAGCTTCTGGGGGACTTACTTTACTGATGGCTGGCGCTGTATTTTCACATTTTAAAGCTGGTCAAGGTATAAATGTAATGATGCCTGCCTTAATCTTCTTTGCCCTAAGTCTCTTTGTTTTGATTAGAATAAGGAAAGTTGAATAA
- a CDS encoding recombinase family protein encodes MIFGYARVSAFDQLLDSQIEQLREANVDRIVQEKVSGIHHQKEELTQLLDQLVKGDTLMVTRMDRLGRNTKQLLELIEELEARGIHLVILNLGIDTRTPSGKFILTVMSAFSELDRTMIKEKQQAGIAIAKRKGIYKGKKQKFTLKHDGVRHAIELHETTNKPVKEICKITNISEATFYRR; translated from the coding sequence ATGATTTTTGGGTATGCACGTGTTTCAGCCTTTGATCAACTTTTAGATTCGCAGATTGAACAATTGAGAGAGGCAAACGTCGATCGAATTGTACAAGAAAAAGTATCTGGTATTCACCATCAAAAAGAAGAATTAACACAATTGCTTGATCAATTAGTAAAAGGTGACACGTTGATGGTGACAAGAATGGATCGTCTAGGAAGAAATACGAAACAATTATTGGAACTTATTGAAGAATTAGAGGCACGAGGTATTCATTTAGTGATTTTAAATTTAGGTATCGATACACGAACACCTTCAGGAAAATTCATCTTAACAGTTATGTCAGCATTTAGTGAGCTTGATCGGACAATGATTAAAGAAAAGCAACAAGCTGGAATTGCCATTGCAAAAAGAAAAGGTATATATAAAGGAAAGAAACAGAAATTTACGTTAAAGCATGATGGAGTAAGGCATGCTATCGAACTACATGAAACCACTAATAAGCCTGTAAAGGAAATCTGTAAAATCACAAATATAAGTGAAGCTACTTTTTATCGCCGGTGA
- a CDS encoding pirin family protein → MEVKIIHTSEQAKGEFDGGKIIEQKPIGFSGEGSVISRLGPLFYWAWGQAKGAGGIGEHPHQGFEILTYILSGKGFHKDSLGNQSEVDAGGVQLMQTGSGMWHAEGSDGPAEMFQIWLEPYLNDAIKRTPNYSKYKNEEFPVIQGEGVTIKTILGTDSPINLITDAFMYDIEISNSSSYQLTLTPNRTIAGLAIRGDGGKIVQQELSFDKKDFIIIQSEKTETITIKPKGDSLRIVFIEIPTQVEYPLYPKDR, encoded by the coding sequence ATGGAAGTCAAAATCATTCATACAAGTGAACAGGCAAAAGGTGAATTTGATGGTGGCAAGATTATAGAACAAAAACCCATTGGGTTTTCTGGTGAAGGATCTGTTATCAGTCGACTTGGTCCTTTATTCTACTGGGCATGGGGGCAAGCAAAAGGAGCAGGTGGAATTGGCGAACACCCTCATCAAGGGTTTGAAATTTTAACCTATATCCTGTCAGGTAAAGGTTTTCATAAAGATTCACTAGGAAACCAAAGCGAGGTTGACGCTGGAGGTGTACAACTTATGCAAACAGGGTCAGGCATGTGGCATGCTGAAGGATCAGATGGCCCTGCAGAAATGTTTCAAATATGGCTTGAACCATATTTAAATGATGCAATCAAGCGTACACCAAACTATTCAAAATATAAAAACGAGGAATTTCCTGTCATTCAAGGAGAGGGTGTAACCATTAAAACTATACTTGGAACTGATTCGCCAATTAATCTGATAACAGATGCCTTTATGTACGATATAGAAATTTCTAATAGCTCAAGTTATCAGCTTACACTTACTCCAAATCGAACCATTGCAGGACTAGCTATAAGAGGTGATGGAGGCAAGATTGTGCAGCAAGAGCTCTCTTTTGATAAAAAAGATTTTATTATTATTCAATCTGAGAAAACTGAAACCATTACAATCAAGCCTAAGGGAGATAGTCTTCGCATTGTGTTTATAGAAATTCCAACTCAAGTCGAGTATCCATTGTATCCAAAAGATAGATAG
- a CDS encoding anti-repressor SinI family protein translates to MFMDSKKEVITSHLDQEWIRLIQEAKEVGLSVKEVKAFLDNKQT, encoded by the coding sequence ATGTTTATGGACAGTAAAAAAGAAGTAATAACGTCACATTTAGACCAAGAATGGATTAGACTTATCCAAGAGGCTAAGGAAGTAGGGTTATCGGTTAAAGAAGTAAAAGCATTCTTAGATAATAAACAAACCTAG
- a CDS encoding MarR family winged helix-turn-helix transcriptional regulator translates to MDYKQEKSQLDLRLFRIWMKANKAVFENIRKDIESYSISPENFMVLELLYNKGAHPIQKISETLSIPSGSITYVVNKLEKQGLVERKPNPNDKRAFNVTLTENGEVLFSEMFAQHVTTISENFSFVSNEEKEQLVGLLKKIGIGAQSLQK, encoded by the coding sequence ATGGATTATAAACAAGAGAAGAGCCAATTAGATTTAAGGCTATTTCGAATCTGGATGAAAGCAAATAAGGCTGTATTTGAAAATATTCGGAAGGATATAGAAAGTTATAGTATCAGCCCTGAAAATTTTATGGTACTTGAATTGCTTTATAACAAAGGTGCTCATCCTATTCAAAAAATCAGTGAAACGCTATCTATTCCAAGTGGAAGCATTACTTACGTCGTGAATAAGCTTGAAAAGCAGGGACTTGTAGAAAGAAAACCAAATCCAAACGATAAGAGGGCGTTTAATGTCACTTTGACTGAAAACGGAGAAGTTTTGTTTAGTGAAATGTTTGCCCAGCACGTTACAACAATCTCAGAAAATTTTTCATTTGTAAGCAATGAAGAGAAAGAACAACTGGTAGGTTTATTAAAGAAAATAGGAATTGGTGCACAAAGTTTACAAAAATAA